The following proteins come from a genomic window of Nocardiopsis sp. YSL2:
- a CDS encoding UPF0182 family protein yields MPRRSRLLAPVAATVVVIIAALMFAANFWTDYKWFSAVGFSTVFLTQLWTRVLLFAVAALVMAIIVGASIFFAYRARPGVRPMSLEQQGLDRYRQSIDPHRKLFFWIAVGALALLAGAAAGGDWRSYLQFVNATDFGTADPEFGMDVAFFAFVYPFLRILLGYIYAAVILAFIAAVIVHYLYGGVRLQNDSGQRATPAARVHLSVLLGVFVLLRAGSYWLDRYGLVFSERGYTFGASYTDVNAVSTALVILTVISVICALLFFANIYFKNTMVPMASLGLLVLSAVLVGVAYPEIVQRFQVGPNEQRLESPYIERNIEFTRDAYDIADAEVETYDATTELTPQELSAAADDIPSVRLADPSVVSQTFQQMQQVRGFYQFPDVLEVDRYPDENGNLIDTIVAVRELDGPPDDQDNWLNRHLIYTHGYGMVAAAGNLIDAEGRPVFTEYNIPPRGELSDVVGEYEPRIYYGREGADYVIVEAEEEYDYPLDAEEDTEDVPTLDDAVDASPSPSADEARAPADSEDGESPAAEESPAAEESPAEGGEEDADQSTSQAYNNYAGDGGVQLSSFFDRVLYAIKYQEPNILLNSAISSDSRIIYERDPVERVEKVAPFLTTDSSPYPAVVDGKVVWIVDAYTTSDGYPYANRIDFTQAVTDTFTDGTVQQVGTLPGNEVNYIRNSVKATVDAHDGTVTLYAWDEEDPVLKTWMGAFPGIMTSRDEMSDELLDHVRYPDDLFKVQREIMREYHVTDASSYYGGQDFWSVPTDPTNETDRPEPPYRQTIRYPGEEDPNFSLTSTFVPRGRENIAAFMAVDSNPNSDDYGQLRLLELPRSTVIFGPGQVQNAFDADADVREVLLPLEQSNAEVTRGNLLTLPFAEGLLYVEPLYVQAGGGGAASFPLLQQVMVGFGEEVAIGSNLQEALNNLFAEGEAPLDEGGEEPAEEEPAEEDSGEESPNQDLTDALNEAVEAWEDAQESQDEADERLREALEAIEESMNE; encoded by the coding sequence ATGCCTCGCCGATCAAGGTTGCTCGCGCCAGTCGCGGCGACCGTGGTCGTCATTATCGCGGCACTGATGTTCGCCGCGAATTTCTGGACCGACTACAAGTGGTTCAGCGCCGTCGGGTTCTCCACGGTCTTCCTGACCCAGCTGTGGACCCGAGTCCTGCTGTTCGCCGTCGCGGCCCTGGTCATGGCCATCATCGTCGGCGCCAGCATCTTCTTCGCCTACCGGGCCCGGCCCGGTGTGCGCCCCATGAGCCTGGAGCAGCAGGGGCTGGACCGCTACCGGCAGTCCATCGACCCCCACCGCAAGCTGTTCTTCTGGATCGCGGTCGGTGCCCTGGCCCTGCTGGCCGGCGCCGCCGCCGGCGGTGACTGGCGCTCCTACCTGCAGTTCGTCAACGCGACCGACTTCGGTACGGCCGACCCCGAGTTCGGGATGGACGTCGCCTTCTTCGCGTTCGTCTACCCGTTCCTGCGGATCCTCCTCGGCTACATCTACGCCGCCGTGATCCTGGCGTTCATCGCCGCGGTGATCGTGCACTACCTGTACGGCGGTGTCCGCCTGCAGAACGACTCCGGCCAGCGCGCCACGCCCGCCGCCCGGGTGCACCTGTCGGTGCTGCTGGGCGTCTTCGTGCTGCTGCGCGCCGGATCATACTGGCTCGACCGCTACGGTCTGGTCTTCTCCGAACGCGGCTACACGTTCGGTGCCTCCTACACCGACGTGAACGCGGTGTCGACCGCCCTGGTGATCCTCACGGTCATCTCCGTGATCTGCGCGCTGCTGTTCTTCGCCAACATCTACTTCAAGAACACCATGGTCCCCATGGCCAGCCTCGGACTGCTGGTGCTGTCCGCGGTGCTGGTGGGCGTGGCCTACCCGGAGATCGTCCAGCGCTTCCAGGTCGGCCCGAACGAGCAGCGCCTGGAGAGCCCGTACATCGAGCGCAACATCGAGTTCACGCGCGACGCGTACGACATCGCCGACGCCGAGGTCGAGACCTACGACGCCACCACGGAGCTGACTCCGCAGGAGCTGTCGGCGGCCGCCGACGACATCCCCAGCGTCCGTCTGGCCGACCCCTCGGTCGTGTCGCAGACCTTCCAGCAGATGCAGCAGGTCCGTGGCTTCTACCAGTTCCCGGACGTGCTGGAGGTCGACCGCTACCCGGACGAGAACGGCAACCTCATCGACACGATCGTGGCCGTCCGCGAGCTCGACGGTCCTCCGGACGACCAGGACAACTGGCTCAACCGGCACCTGATCTACACGCACGGCTACGGCATGGTGGCCGCCGCGGGCAACCTGATCGACGCCGAGGGCCGCCCGGTCTTCACCGAGTACAACATCCCGCCGCGCGGCGAGCTGAGCGACGTCGTGGGCGAGTACGAGCCGCGGATCTACTACGGCCGCGAGGGCGCCGACTACGTCATCGTCGAGGCCGAGGAGGAGTACGACTACCCCCTCGACGCCGAGGAGGACACCGAGGACGTGCCCACCCTGGACGACGCGGTGGACGCCTCGCCCAGCCCCTCCGCCGACGAGGCGCGGGCCCCGGCCGACTCCGAGGACGGGGAGTCCCCCGCCGCGGAGGAGTCCCCGGCCGCCGAGGAGTCGCCGGCCGAGGGCGGCGAGGAGGACGCGGACCAGAGCACCTCGCAGGCCTACAACAACTACGCGGGTGACGGCGGCGTCCAGCTGAGCAGCTTCTTCGACCGGGTCCTGTACGCCATCAAGTACCAGGAACCGAACATCCTGCTCAACAGCGCGATCTCCAGCGACTCGCGGATCATCTACGAGCGCGATCCGGTGGAGCGCGTCGAGAAGGTCGCCCCGTTCCTCACCACCGACAGCAGCCCGTACCCGGCCGTGGTCGACGGCAAGGTCGTGTGGATCGTGGACGCCTACACCACGTCCGACGGCTACCCGTACGCCAACCGGATCGACTTCACCCAGGCGGTGACCGACACCTTCACCGACGGCACGGTGCAGCAGGTCGGCACGCTGCCCGGCAACGAGGTCAACTACATCCGCAACTCGGTGAAGGCGACCGTCGACGCCCACGACGGCACCGTGACCCTGTACGCGTGGGACGAGGAGGACCCCGTCCTCAAGACGTGGATGGGCGCGTTCCCGGGCATCATGACGAGCCGGGACGAGATGAGCGACGAACTGCTCGACCACGTCCGCTACCCGGACGACCTGTTCAAGGTGCAGCGCGAGATCATGCGCGAGTACCACGTGACGGACGCCTCGTCCTACTACGGCGGCCAGGACTTCTGGTCCGTGCCGACCGACCCCACCAACGAGACCGACCGGCCCGAACCGCCCTACCGGCAGACCATCCGGTACCCGGGCGAGGAGGACCCGAACTTCTCGCTGACGAGCACCTTCGTCCCGCGCGGCCGTGAGAACATCGCCGCGTTCATGGCGGTGGACAGCAACCCGAACTCCGACGACTACGGACAGCTCCGGCTGCTGGAACTGCCGCGCAGCACGGTGATCTTCGGTCCGGGGCAGGTGCAGAACGCCTTCGACGCCGACGCCGACGTCCGAGAGGTCCTGCTTCCGCTGGAGCAGTCCAACGCCGAGGTGACCCGGGGCAACCTGCTCACCCTGCCGTTCGCGGAGGGCCTGCTCTACGTCGAGCCGCTGTACGTGCAGGCGGGTGGCGGCGGAGCCGCCTCCTTCCCGCTGCTGCAGCAGGTGATGGTCGGCTTCGGTGAGGAGGTCGCGATCGGCAGCAACCTCCAGGAGGCCCTGAACAACCTCTTCGCGGAGGGTGAGGCGCCGCTGGACGAGGGCGGCGAGGAGCCCGCGGAGGAGGAGCCGGCCGAGGAGGACTCCGGAGAGGAGTCCCCGAACCAGGACCTCACCGACGCCCTCAACGAGGCCGTGGAGGCCTGGGAGGACGCTCAGGAGTCGCAGGACGAGGCCGACGAGCGCCTGCGCGAGGCCCTCGAGGCCATCGAGGAGTCGATGAACGAGTAG
- a CDS encoding PPA1309 family protein yields the protein MSNIREAVMDLERHAAEQGWDRPLGLYALVPTADLLKAEPALANLLGIDSPTDPGELTPVEQDPLPQDVPLEEALGRILWPEGVAGCALVMERLAVKGSDETLAAGEDPAASGRETEEIRMVAGVMRDGSRHCAMRMRSHDSESEVLNGADLIPALTSALALTLDLDDAPGS from the coding sequence GTGTCGAACATTCGCGAAGCCGTCATGGACCTCGAACGCCACGCAGCCGAGCAGGGCTGGGACCGGCCACTGGGGCTGTACGCCCTGGTGCCCACCGCCGACCTGTTGAAGGCGGAGCCGGCGCTGGCGAACCTGCTGGGGATCGACTCCCCCACCGACCCGGGCGAACTGACCCCGGTCGAGCAGGACCCGCTGCCCCAGGACGTCCCGCTGGAGGAGGCGCTCGGGCGCATCCTGTGGCCGGAGGGCGTGGCCGGGTGCGCCCTGGTGATGGAACGCCTGGCGGTGAAGGGCTCCGACGAGACCCTCGCCGCAGGCGAGGACCCCGCCGCCTCCGGTCGCGAGACCGAGGAGATCCGCATGGTGGCGGGCGTGATGCGGGACGGGTCGCGGCACTGCGCGATGCGCATGCGCAGCCACGACTCCGAGTCCGAGGTGCTCAACGGCGCCGATCTGATCCCGGCGCTGACCTCCGCGCTCGCCCTGACGCTGGACCTGGACGACGCGCCCGGGTCCTGA
- a CDS encoding PDZ domain-containing protein — protein sequence MTLVVALVLLVGIGAAGLLLPLPYLVAAPGVTVNTVGELRGEPVISVEGADSYEHDEGTLSMVTVQYAGGPDHRLNFFTLVTAWLSPTQAVLPEELLFPAGRSPEEVSERQTVQMNDSQTDATAAALSQLGIDFDAVPQVADTVEDMPAHGVVEAGDVIVAVDGRTVPTSSSGDDPEELVGSAAVVEWVSSREPGAPVELTLDRDGETVDVELETRRGENGAAVGVLIGDDMDFPLDVEISVGDIGGPSAGMMFSLGIMDRLTEESLTGGANIAGSGTITSAGQVGGISGIPQKMVSARRDGADYFLVAAESCSQVFESDAYDDLEVVRVETLTDAVGALETIRTGEGELPRCQE from the coding sequence ATGACCCTCGTTGTCGCGCTCGTCCTCCTGGTGGGGATCGGGGCCGCTGGCCTGCTGCTTCCCCTGCCCTACCTGGTGGCCGCGCCCGGCGTCACGGTCAACACGGTCGGGGAGCTGCGCGGCGAACCGGTCATCTCCGTCGAGGGCGCCGACAGTTACGAGCACGACGAGGGAACCCTCTCCATGGTCACCGTCCAGTACGCGGGCGGACCCGACCACCGGCTCAACTTCTTCACCCTGGTCACCGCCTGGCTCTCGCCCACGCAGGCGGTCCTGCCCGAGGAGCTGCTGTTCCCGGCCGGCCGGTCGCCGGAGGAGGTCAGCGAGCGCCAGACTGTGCAGATGAACGACTCGCAGACCGACGCGACGGCCGCCGCGCTCAGTCAGCTCGGTATCGACTTCGACGCCGTCCCGCAGGTCGCGGACACCGTCGAGGACATGCCCGCCCACGGTGTCGTGGAGGCGGGCGACGTCATCGTCGCGGTCGACGGCCGCACCGTTCCCACCAGCTCCTCCGGCGACGACCCCGAGGAACTCGTGGGCAGCGCCGCGGTCGTGGAGTGGGTGAGCTCGCGCGAGCCGGGCGCACCGGTGGAGCTCACACTGGACCGCGACGGCGAGACCGTCGACGTGGAGCTGGAGACCCGTCGGGGCGAGAACGGCGCCGCCGTCGGCGTGCTCATCGGCGACGACATGGACTTCCCGCTCGACGTGGAGATCTCCGTCGGCGACATCGGCGGACCCAGCGCGGGCATGATGTTCTCCCTCGGCATCATGGACCGCCTCACCGAGGAGAGCCTCACCGGCGGCGCGAACATCGCCGGTTCGGGCACCATCACCTCCGCCGGCCAGGTCGGCGGGATCAGCGGCATCCCGCAGAAGATGGTGAGCGCCCGGCGGGACGGGGCCGACTACTTCCTCGTCGCCGCCGAGAGCTGTTCCCAGGTCTTCGAGTCGGACGCCTACGACGACCTCGAGGTGGTGCGGGTGGAGACCCTCACCGACGCGGTCGGCGCACTGGAGACCATCCGCACCGGAGAGGGCGAGCTCCCCCGCTGCCAGGAGTGA
- a CDS encoding ABC transporter ATP-binding protein produces MAAPVGVPAPVPAPPGREPLLRVEHLTRHFTVSGARIDVLHDCTFQVARGEVVAIVGQSGSGKSTLLNLLGLLDRPSGGTYVFDGVDTTRLGEGRRSRLRGEGVGFVFQQFHLLERRTALANVCVPMVLAGVPLLTRRSRARSLLEAVGLGHRLHSQPHQLSGGEQQRVALARALSREPALILADEPTGALDAASSTMIMDQLLEQARMRDAAVVVVTHDPKVAERADHVVELVEGRTL; encoded by the coding sequence GTGGCCGCCCCCGTCGGGGTCCCCGCCCCCGTGCCCGCGCCGCCGGGACGCGAGCCGCTGCTGCGGGTGGAGCACCTCACCCGGCACTTCACGGTGTCCGGAGCACGGATCGACGTCCTGCACGACTGCACGTTCCAGGTGGCGCGCGGCGAGGTCGTGGCCATCGTCGGCCAGTCCGGTTCCGGCAAGTCCACCCTGCTGAACCTGCTCGGGCTGCTCGACCGGCCCAGCGGCGGTACCTACGTGTTCGACGGCGTGGACACCACCCGGCTGGGCGAGGGGCGCCGCTCCCGGCTCAGGGGCGAGGGCGTCGGGTTCGTGTTCCAGCAGTTCCACCTGTTGGAGCGGCGCACGGCGCTCGCGAACGTGTGCGTGCCCATGGTGCTGGCCGGTGTGCCCCTGCTGACCCGCCGCTCCCGCGCGCGCTCTCTGCTGGAGGCCGTGGGGCTGGGGCACCGGCTGCACTCGCAGCCGCACCAGCTCTCCGGCGGTGAGCAGCAGCGTGTGGCGTTGGCGCGTGCCCTGAGCCGCGAGCCCGCGCTCATCCTCGCCGACGAGCCCACGGGCGCTCTGGACGCCGCCAGCAGCACGATGATCATGGACCAGCTCCTGGAGCAGGCCCGCATGCGCGACGCGGCGGTCGTCGTGGTGACCCACGACCCCAAGGTCGCCGAACGGGCCGACCACGTCGTGGAACTGGTCGAGGGCCGCACCCTCTGA
- a CDS encoding ABC transporter permease: MLRSLTAGIVLAFAGTRANVARTILSCAGIVVGVGALVLVVTAGDFGQRFAVAYGEANVGLPATLHVSVWSPINDREAFEEDLRRAGGQDVSLHQWPAQPPVIRSGDTVLPDVEFLGVDVAMGDIRRMTMTEGRWFTDADTESLAPVLVVNEELADALGDVTEVQIGTGQWLDARVVGVVESTVLDFSWRSAYLLRSPATEGMLFSSSDTETMYQVRIDPEDPAAQDPTGMEFTERMASASWRWSTDDQASVDAWRMDETEMLQSAVRYLSWGLAGIAVITLTTGLLGVLNVGLVTVRERRRELATYRALGAGRLTLFVAVVMESVVVSLVAGVIAVLGCWALVLLAGRVVEGLVSLPAGVTLGMPASAVLVGLGSAACVGMLAGIIPAIRALRASVVAGLRE; this comes from the coding sequence ATGCTGCGCTCCCTCACAGCCGGGATCGTGCTGGCCTTCGCCGGAACACGCGCCAACGTCGCCCGCACCATCCTGTCCTGCGCGGGCATCGTCGTCGGTGTCGGCGCACTGGTCCTGGTGGTCACCGCCGGGGACTTCGGCCAGCGGTTCGCGGTCGCCTACGGGGAGGCCAACGTCGGACTCCCCGCCACACTCCACGTGAGCGTGTGGTCGCCGATCAACGACCGGGAGGCCTTCGAGGAGGACCTGCGCCGCGCGGGCGGCCAGGACGTCTCCCTCCACCAGTGGCCCGCCCAGCCCCCGGTCATCCGCTCCGGCGACACCGTCCTGCCGGACGTGGAGTTCCTCGGCGTGGACGTCGCGATGGGCGACATCCGGCGGATGACCATGACGGAGGGCCGCTGGTTCACCGACGCCGACACCGAGTCCCTCGCCCCGGTCCTCGTCGTCAACGAGGAGCTGGCCGACGCGCTGGGCGACGTCACCGAGGTGCAGATCGGCACCGGGCAGTGGCTGGACGCGCGCGTGGTCGGTGTCGTGGAGAGCACCGTCCTGGACTTCTCCTGGCGGAGCGCGTACCTGCTGCGCTCCCCCGCCACCGAGGGCATGCTCTTCAGTTCCTCGGACACCGAGACGATGTACCAGGTACGCATCGATCCGGAGGACCCCGCCGCCCAGGACCCCACGGGCATGGAGTTCACCGAGCGGATGGCCTCGGCCTCCTGGCGCTGGAGCACCGACGACCAGGCGTCCGTGGACGCCTGGCGCATGGACGAGACGGAGATGCTGCAGAGCGCCGTGCGCTACCTGTCCTGGGGGCTGGCGGGCATCGCCGTCATCACCCTCACCACCGGCCTGCTCGGCGTCCTGAACGTCGGGCTCGTCACCGTGCGCGAACGCCGCCGCGAACTCGCCACCTACCGCGCCCTGGGCGCCGGCCGCCTCACCCTGTTCGTGGCCGTGGTCATGGAGTCGGTCGTGGTGTCGCTGGTGGCCGGCGTCATCGCGGTCCTGGGCTGCTGGGCCCTGGTCCTGCTGGCCGGACGGGTCGTGGAGGGCCTGGTGTCGCTGCCGGCCGGGGTCACGCTGGGCATGCCGGCGTCGGCCGTCCTCGTCGGGCTCGGCAGCGCGGCGTGCGTCGGAATGCTGGCCGGGATCATCCCCGCGATACGGGCGCTGCGCGCCTCCGTCGTCGCCGGGCTGCGGGAATAG
- a CDS encoding zinc-dependent metalloprotease codes for MSDLPFGFSMPNDPDDESGRRSGDSGSGAGSGRPGGGDSGMPDGFPFGDPQQMANMLRQFADMMSTQPSPGGSGGASPSSTSGINWDMAKNIARHTVSQHGDPSIPPHDYAKVEEALRLADLWLDQATDLPSGVHTAQAWSRSEWIEKTIDSWAQLCDPLTSKTVQAMGQNLPEEMQSVAGPLLGMVQQMGGMMVGQQAGQAIGELAREVTGTTDIGLPLAGEGNAALLPPGVARFSEGLEIPDDEVRLYLAAREAAVHRLYSHVPWLRSHVSRLVEEYAAGMSFDVSGLEDKLGEIDLTNPEALQEALSGGVGGESLFQPEDTPQQKAALGRLETALALIEGWVATVVTAAVTDRLPQANALAETTRRRRATGGPAEHTFAALVGLELRPRRLREASALWSALERERGIEGRDAVWQHPDLMPTGADLDDPEAFVRGGEFGGADFDISTLTDDKPDDKPADGGETGTDRGEDA; via the coding sequence GTGAGCGACCTGCCTTTCGGTTTCAGCATGCCGAACGATCCCGATGACGAGTCCGGACGCCGTTCTGGCGACTCCGGCTCGGGTGCCGGCAGCGGCCGCCCGGGTGGGGGAGACTCCGGAATGCCGGACGGCTTCCCGTTCGGCGACCCGCAGCAGATGGCCAACATGCTGCGCCAGTTCGCCGACATGATGTCGACGCAACCGAGCCCCGGCGGCAGCGGCGGCGCGTCGCCGTCCTCCACGTCCGGGATCAACTGGGACATGGCCAAGAACATCGCGCGGCACACGGTGTCCCAGCACGGTGACCCGAGTATCCCGCCCCACGACTACGCCAAGGTCGAGGAAGCGCTCCGCCTCGCCGACCTGTGGCTCGACCAGGCTACCGACCTGCCGTCGGGCGTCCACACCGCGCAGGCCTGGAGCCGGTCGGAGTGGATCGAGAAGACGATCGACTCCTGGGCGCAGCTGTGCGACCCGCTGACGTCCAAGACGGTCCAGGCCATGGGGCAGAACCTCCCCGAGGAGATGCAGTCCGTGGCCGGTCCGCTGCTGGGCATGGTCCAGCAGATGGGCGGCATGATGGTCGGCCAGCAGGCCGGGCAGGCCATCGGCGAACTGGCCCGCGAGGTGACCGGTACCACCGACATCGGCCTGCCGCTGGCCGGCGAGGGCAACGCGGCCCTGCTGCCGCCGGGCGTGGCCCGGTTCAGCGAGGGCCTGGAGATCCCCGACGACGAGGTGCGCCTCTACCTCGCGGCCCGCGAGGCGGCCGTCCACCGTCTGTACTCGCACGTGCCGTGGCTGCGCTCGCACGTCTCCCGGCTCGTGGAGGAGTACGCCGCCGGGATGTCGTTCGACGTCAGCGGCCTGGAGGACAAGCTCGGGGAGATCGATCTCACCAATCCCGAGGCGCTCCAGGAGGCGCTCTCCGGCGGCGTGGGCGGCGAGAGCCTGTTCCAGCCGGAGGACACCCCGCAGCAGAAGGCCGCCCTGGGCCGGTTGGAGACCGCCCTGGCCCTGATCGAGGGCTGGGTCGCCACCGTGGTGACCGCCGCGGTGACCGACAGGCTGCCGCAGGCCAACGCACTGGCCGAGACCACCCGGCGGCGCCGGGCCACCGGCGGACCGGCCGAGCACACCTTCGCGGCGCTGGTCGGGCTGGAGCTGCGGCCGCGCCGCCTGCGCGAGGCCTCGGCGCTGTGGAGCGCGCTGGAGCGCGAGCGCGGGATCGAGGGACGCGACGCCGTGTGGCAGCACCCCGACCTGATGCCGACCGGCGCGGATCTGGACGACCCGGAGGCCTTCGTCAGGGGCGGGGAGTTCGGCGGCGCCGACTTCGACATCTCGACGCTGACCGACGACAAGCCCGATGACAAGCCCGCCGACGGCGGGGAGACGGGCACGGACCGCGGAGAGGACGCCTGA
- a CDS encoding peptidase M23, translated as MKKWIITGVALVALAGIVAAGFFLLPRLLGGVPGGDMDVDQGALDVGGVPVEVEMGSVDSLMVLDATVRAEPGEDVVARNGGTVTRVWVSDGSLVDSGAPVLNVAVPDAAAGGGEDGEGSGTREVSLYAPAEGRVSGLEDLRVGDVLEPGAVAANVAPDEFLAVASVPANDLYRFYEDPHDIMLEITEGPPAAECEFLSLGAAEGGASGGEGAGAGEEGGGGGGGSTELSCRVPSDLRVFEGVTGKMSIATGGAENVLVIPVTAVRGTSESGEVIVVASDGGEEVREVELGVSDGSSVEVVSGLSVGDQVLDPIPLDPRFDVPGAVAPGDESVEEEFMELEGEVVE; from the coding sequence GTGAAGAAGTGGATCATCACCGGAGTGGCGCTGGTCGCCCTCGCTGGAATCGTCGCCGCCGGATTCTTCCTGTTGCCGCGCCTGCTCGGCGGCGTCCCGGGCGGGGACATGGACGTCGATCAGGGCGCCCTCGACGTGGGCGGTGTCCCCGTCGAGGTGGAGATGGGCTCCGTCGACTCCCTCATGGTGCTGGACGCCACCGTGCGCGCCGAGCCGGGCGAGGACGTCGTGGCCCGCAACGGGGGCACGGTCACCCGCGTGTGGGTGAGCGACGGCTCCCTCGTGGACAGCGGCGCCCCGGTCCTCAACGTGGCGGTGCCGGACGCGGCCGCCGGAGGCGGTGAGGACGGTGAGGGGTCCGGCACGCGCGAGGTCAGCCTCTACGCACCGGCGGAGGGCCGGGTGTCCGGGCTGGAGGACCTGCGGGTCGGCGACGTCCTGGAGCCCGGAGCGGTGGCGGCCAACGTCGCCCCGGACGAGTTCCTGGCCGTGGCCTCGGTGCCGGCCAACGACCTCTACCGCTTCTACGAGGACCCGCACGACATCATGCTCGAGATCACCGAGGGGCCGCCCGCGGCGGAGTGCGAGTTCCTGTCCCTGGGCGCCGCGGAGGGCGGCGCGAGCGGCGGCGAGGGCGCGGGTGCGGGCGAGGAGGGCGGTGGCGGCGGTGGCGGCTCCACCGAGCTGTCCTGCCGCGTCCCCTCGGACCTGCGGGTCTTCGAGGGCGTCACCGGCAAGATGTCGATCGCCACCGGCGGCGCGGAGAACGTCCTGGTCATTCCGGTGACCGCGGTGCGCGGCACGAGCGAGAGCGGCGAGGTGATCGTGGTCGCCTCCGACGGCGGCGAGGAGGTCCGGGAGGTCGAACTGGGCGTCTCCGACGGCAGCTCGGTCGAGGTCGTCTCCGGGCTGAGCGTGGGCGACCAGGTGCTCGACCCGATCCCGCTCGACCCCCGCTTCGACGTGCCCGGCGCGGTGGCGCCCGGGGACGAGTCCGTGGAGGAGGAGTTCATGGAACTCGAAGGCGAGGTGGTGGAGTAG
- a CDS encoding molybdenum cofactor biosynthesis protein MoaE: MEEITIAAVRETPLSVDEVLDAVTDERAGGTAVFIGTVRDHDHGRDVAGLAYSAHPTVEAQLRVIMEKVLSDTSAPGRPVLRMAAVHRVGRLEIGDRAVVVAAAAAHRQEAFEACRRLIDDLKAQVPIWKHQSFEDGADEWVGVSGAP, from the coding sequence GTGGAAGAGATCACCATTGCAGCCGTACGCGAGACCCCGCTGTCCGTGGACGAGGTCCTCGACGCCGTGACCGACGAGCGCGCGGGCGGCACCGCCGTGTTCATCGGGACCGTGCGCGACCACGACCACGGCCGTGACGTGGCCGGACTCGCCTACTCGGCGCACCCCACCGTGGAGGCGCAGCTGCGCGTCATCATGGAGAAGGTGCTGAGCGACACCTCCGCCCCCGGCCGCCCGGTCCTGCGCATGGCCGCGGTGCACCGCGTCGGTCGGCTGGAGATCGGTGACAGGGCGGTGGTCGTGGCGGCCGCGGCCGCGCACCGGCAGGAGGCCTTCGAGGCCTGCCGCCGCCTCATCGACGACCTCAAGGCCCAGGTGCCCATCTGGAAGCACCAGTCCTTCGAGGACGGCGCCGACGAATGGGTCGGGGTGTCGGGCGCCCCTTAG
- a CDS encoding NAD-dependent epimerase/dehydratase family protein → MVVAVTGAASGVGRLLVQRLATPDGSTAPREIVAIDDEFADLRGVTWRIADVCDPGLVSRLGGVDVLVHTADDRSPDTRPADRRAHNIRAAQTVLTAAAASGIPRVILVTSTMVYGAAPDSPVPLPESAPRVSDNSVGLMGDFAEVEALAERARRAHPSLAVTVVRPAPLVGPELDTLFSRHFSAPRLLTVKGHRQHWQFCHEDDLASALAYCALHGVDGPDGALAVASEGSLTQEEVEAVTGMKHFEVPANLAFGAIRRLHQARITPAAEGELKFLVYPCVVDCEALRAAGWKPDYRNGEALEVLMASKSGKHALVGRSLGRKEVTITAAGAAGAAAAAIGTAAAIRHLRRRKGG, encoded by the coding sequence GTGGTCGTGGCGGTCACCGGTGCCGCCTCCGGAGTGGGTCGGCTCCTCGTGCAACGCCTGGCCACTCCGGATGGTTCCACGGCCCCGCGGGAGATCGTGGCGATCGACGACGAGTTCGCCGACCTGCGCGGCGTCACGTGGCGGATCGCCGACGTGTGCGACCCGGGCCTGGTCTCCCGGCTCGGCGGGGTGGACGTCCTCGTGCACACCGCCGACGACCGCTCGCCGGACACGCGTCCGGCCGACCGGCGCGCGCACAACATCCGGGCGGCCCAGACCGTCCTGACCGCCGCGGCGGCCTCGGGAATCCCCCGCGTCATCCTGGTCACGAGCACGATGGTCTACGGCGCGGCGCCGGACTCACCCGTCCCCCTGCCGGAGAGCGCCCCGCGCGTGTCCGACAACAGCGTGGGCCTGATGGGGGACTTCGCCGAGGTCGAGGCACTGGCCGAACGCGCCCGCCGCGCCCACCCCAGCCTCGCGGTGACCGTCGTGCGCCCCGCGCCGCTGGTGGGCCCGGAGCTCGACACCCTGTTCAGCCGCCACTTCTCGGCCCCGCGCCTGCTCACCGTCAAGGGCCACCGGCAGCACTGGCAGTTCTGCCACGAGGACGACCTCGCCAGCGCGCTCGCCTACTGCGCGCTGCACGGGGTCGACGGCCCCGACGGCGCCCTCGCGGTCGCCAGCGAGGGCTCGCTGACCCAGGAGGAGGTCGAGGCCGTCACCGGGATGAAGCACTTCGAGGTCCCCGCCAACCTGGCCTTCGGGGCGATCCGCCGCCTCCACCAGGCCCGCATCACCCCGGCCGCCGAGGGTGAGCTGAAGTTCCTCGTCTACCCCTGCGTGGTGGACTGTGAGGCCCTGCGCGCCGCCGGGTGGAAGCCGGACTACCGCAACGGGGAGGCCCTGGAGGTGCTGATGGCCTCCAAGAGCGGCAAACACGCGCTCGTGGGACGCAGCCTCGGCCGCAAGGAGGTCACCATCACCGCCGCGGGCGCGGCCGGTGCCGCGGCGGCCGCCATCGGCACCGCCGCCGCCATCCGCCACCTGCGCCGGCGCAAGGGCGGCTGA